In one window of Streptomyces griseus subsp. griseus DNA:
- the rpsC gene encoding 30S ribosomal protein S3, with amino-acid sequence MGQKVNPHGFRLGITTDFKSRWYADKLYKDYVKEDVAIRRMMTKGMERAGISKVEIERTRDRVRVDIHTARPGIVIGRRGAEADRIRGELEKLTGKQVQLNILEVKNPEVDAQLVAQAVAEQLSSRVSFRRAMRKSMQSSMKAGAKGIKIQCGGRLGGAEMSRSEFYREGRVPLHTLRANVDYGFFEAKTTFGRIGVKVWIYKGDVKNIAEVRAENAAARAGNRPARGGTDRPAGRGGGRGGERGGRGRKPQQSPAAEAPKADAPAAAAPAAESTGTEA; translated from the coding sequence GGACTTCAAGTCCCGCTGGTACGCCGACAAGCTGTACAAGGACTACGTCAAGGAAGACGTCGCCATTCGTCGCATGATGACGAAGGGCATGGAGCGGGCCGGCATCTCCAAGGTGGAGATCGAGCGCACCCGCGACCGCGTCCGCGTTGACATCCACACCGCCCGTCCGGGCATCGTCATCGGTCGCCGTGGCGCCGAGGCCGATCGCATCCGCGGCGAGCTGGAGAAGCTGACCGGCAAGCAGGTCCAGCTGAACATCCTCGAGGTCAAGAACCCCGAGGTGGACGCTCAGCTGGTGGCCCAGGCCGTCGCCGAGCAGCTCTCCTCCCGCGTCTCCTTCCGTCGTGCCATGCGTAAGAGCATGCAGAGCTCGATGAAGGCCGGCGCCAAGGGCATCAAGATCCAGTGCGGCGGTCGCCTCGGCGGCGCCGAGATGTCCCGCTCGGAGTTCTACCGCGAGGGCCGCGTGCCCCTGCACACGCTCCGCGCGAACGTCGACTACGGCTTCTTCGAGGCCAAGACGACCTTCGGCCGCATCGGCGTGAAGGTCTGGATCTACAAGGGCGACGTCAAGAACATCGCCGAGGTTCGCGCCGAGAACGCCGCGGCCCGCGCCGGCAACCGTCCGGCTCGTGGCGGCACCGACCGCCCGGCCGGCCGTGGTGGCGGCCGTGGTGGCGAGCGTGGCGGTCGCGGCCGTAAGCCGCAGCAGTCGCCGGCAGCCGAGGCCCCCAAGGCCGACGCCCCCGCCGCCGCTGCTCCGGCTGCTGAGAGCACCGGAACGGAGGCCTGA
- the rplP gene encoding 50S ribosomal protein L16 has protein sequence MLIPRRVKHRKQHHPKRSGMSKGGTQVAFGEYGIQALTPAYVTNRQIESARIAMTRHIKRGGKVWINIYPDRPLTKKPAETRMGSGKGSPEWWIANVKPGRVMFELSYPNEKIAREALTRAAHKLPMKCRIVRREAGES, from the coding sequence ATGCTGATCCCCCGTAGGGTCAAGCACCGCAAGCAGCACCACCCGAAGCGCAGCGGTATGTCCAAGGGTGGCACGCAGGTTGCGTTCGGCGAGTACGGCATCCAGGCGCTGACCCCGGCGTACGTGACGAACCGTCAGATCGAGTCCGCTCGTATCGCGATGACCCGTCACATCAAGCGTGGCGGCAAGGTCTGGATCAACATCTACCCGGACCGTCCCCTGACGAAGAAGCCGGCCGAGACCCGCATGGGTTCCGGTAAGGGTTCTCCCGAGTGGTGGATCGCGAACGTCAAGCCGGGTCGGGTGATGTTCGAGCTGTCCTACCCGAACGAGAAGATTGCTCGTGAGGCGCTCACCCGCGCTGCTCACAAGCTTCCGATGAAGTGCCGGATCGTTCGGCGCGAGGCAGGTGAGTCGTGA
- the rpmC gene encoding 50S ribosomal protein L29: MSAGTKASELRELGDEELLNKLREAKEELFNLRFQAATGQLENHGRLKSVRKDIARIYTLMRERELGIETVESV; encoded by the coding sequence ATGTCGGCCGGTACCAAGGCGTCCGAGCTGCGCGAGCTGGGCGACGAGGAGCTCCTCAACAAGCTCCGCGAAGCCAAGGAAGAGCTGTTCAACCTCCGCTTCCAGGCGGCGACGGGCCAGCTCGAGAACCACGGCCGGCTCAAGTCCGTCCGTAAGGACATCGCCCGGATCTACACCCTGATGCGCGAGCGCGAGCTGGGCATCGAGACGGTGGAGAGCGTCTGA
- the rpsQ gene encoding 30S ribosomal protein S17 encodes MSEKTVTETSKTDRGFRKTREGLVVSDKMDKTVVVAVEDRVKHALYGKVIRRTNKLKAHDEQNSAGVGDRVIIMETRPLSASKRWRIVEILEKAK; translated from the coding sequence ATGAGCGAGAAGACTGTGACTGAGACCAGCAAGACCGACCGCGGCTTCCGCAAGACCCGTGAGGGTCTCGTCGTCAGCGACAAGATGGACAAGACCGTCGTCGTCGCTGTCGAGGACCGCGTCAAGCACGCGCTGTACGGCAAGGTCATCCGCCGTACGAACAAGCTCAAGGCGCACGACGAGCAGAACTCTGCGGGCGTCGGCGACCGCGTCATCATCATGGAGACGCGTCCGCTGTCGGCCTCGAAGCGCTGGCGCATCGTCGAGATCCTCGAGAAGGCCAAGTAA
- the rplN gene encoding 50S ribosomal protein L14, translating to MIQQESRLRVADNTGAKEILTIRVLGGSGRRYAGIGDVIVATVKDAIPGGNVKKGDVVKAVIVRTVKERRRQDGSYIRFDENAAVILKNDGDPRGTRIFGPVGRELREKKFMKIISLAPEVL from the coding sequence GTGATCCAGCAGGAGTCGCGACTGCGCGTCGCCGACAACACGGGTGCGAAGGAAATTCTCACCATTCGTGTTCTCGGTGGCTCGGGTCGCCGCTACGCGGGTATCGGTGACGTCATCGTCGCCACCGTCAAGGACGCGATCCCCGGTGGCAACGTGAAGAAGGGTGACGTCGTCAAGGCCGTCATCGTTCGCACCGTCAAGGAGCGTCGTCGTCAGGATGGCTCGTACATCCGCTTCGACGAGAACGCCGCCGTCATTCTGAAGAACGACGGCGACCCCCGCGGCACCCGCATCTTCGGCCCGGTGGGCCGGGAGCTGCGCGAGAAGAAGTTCATGAAGATCATCTCGCTCGCGCCGGAGGTGCTGTAA
- the rplX gene encoding 50S ribosomal protein L24 produces the protein MKIKKGDLVQVITGKDKGKQGKVIVAYPAQDRVLVEGVNRVKKHTKAGQTARGSQTGGIVTTEAPIHVSNVQLVVEKDGNKVVTRVGYRFDDEGNKIRVAKRTGEDI, from the coding sequence ATGAAGATCAAGAAGGGCGACCTGGTCCAGGTCATCACCGGTAAGGACAAGGGCAAGCAGGGCAAGGTCATCGTGGCCTACCCCGCTCAGGACCGCGTCCTCGTCGAGGGTGTCAACCGGGTCAAGAAGCACACCAAGGCCGGTCAGACGGCTCGCGGTTCGCAGACGGGTGGCATTGTCACCACCGAGGCCCCGATCCACGTCAGCAACGTTCAGCTGGTCGTGGAGAAGGACGGCAACAAGGTTGTCACCCGCGTCGGCTACCGCTTTGACGACGAGGGCAACAAGATCCGCGTTGCCAAGCGGACCGGTGAGGACATCTGA
- the rplE gene encoding 50S ribosomal protein L5: protein MTATTAPRLKTRYREEIAGKLREEFSYENVMQVPGLVKIVVNMGVGDAARDSKLIDGAVKDLTTITGQKPAVTKARKSIAQFKLREGQPIGCHVTLRGDRMWEFLDRTLSLALPRIRDFRGLSPKQFDGRGNYTFGLTEQVMFHEIDQDKIDRVRGMDITVVTTATNDDEGRALLRHLGFPFKEN, encoded by the coding sequence ATGACTGCCACCACTGCGCCGCGTCTCAAGACGCGCTACCGCGAGGAAATCGCCGGCAAGCTGCGTGAGGAGTTCTCGTACGAGAACGTCATGCAGGTTCCCGGTCTGGTCAAGATCGTGGTCAACATGGGTGTGGGCGACGCCGCCCGCGACTCCAAGCTGATCGACGGTGCCGTCAAGGACCTCACCACGATCACCGGCCAGAAGCCGGCCGTCACCAAGGCCCGCAAGTCCATCGCGCAGTTCAAGCTGCGCGAGGGCCAGCCGATCGGCTGCCACGTCACCCTCCGCGGTGACCGGATGTGGGAGTTCCTGGACCGTACGCTGTCGCTCGCGCTGCCGCGTATCCGTGACTTCCGTGGCCTGTCGCCGAAGCAGTTCGACGGCCGTGGCAACTACACCTTCGGTCTCACGGAGCAGGTCATGTTCCACGAGATCGACCAGGACAAGATCGACCGGGTCCGGGGCATGGACATCACCGTGGTCACCACGGCGACCAACGACGACGAGGGTCGTGCCCTCCTTCGTCACCTCGGCTTCCCGTTCAAGGAGAACTGA